The DNA window GGTCGTCGGCAAGGCCGTTTTCCCTGCCCGGCAGCGGATCGAAGAAGTCCGGCGACAGCACGGCGTCCAGCAGCGACGGGTTGCGCGACAGGGTCTGCGCCATCTGCGGCGCGATGCCCATGATCTCCGCCACCAGCTCCAGCAGCCAGGGATTGGCGACGAACAGGGAGAACAGCCCGACGCCGGCCGGCAGCTTGCCGAGGAAATCGTCGAAGTTCATCAGCGCCGAATCGGGGGCCGGCGTCTTGGCCAGCGCGCTCAGCAGGGCCGGCGTCAATTCCGTCAGCAGTTCCCGCGCCCGGCCCGACCGGGTGGCGCGGTAGCGGCCGCGGTGCCAGGCCGACACCACGTTGATGACGCGGGCAGCGTCGGCAAAGCCCATGCCGCTCAGCGTCTCCACCGTGCCGGGATCGGGATCGGTGCCGGTGAAGACGAGGTTGCCGGGGCCGGAGAGCGACGGCGCCTCCTCGAACAGTTCGGCATAGCGGTCCTCGACCTGACCCAGCGTCGCCAGCAGCTCCGCCCGGAAGGCGTCCGGGTCGGCGTAGCCGAGGAATGTCGCGAGATGCGCCACCCCGGCATCGTCTGCGGGAATACGGTGGGTCTGCTGGTCGTCGATCATCTGGATGCGATGTTCGACACGGCGCAGGAAATGATAGGCCCCCGCAAGATCCTCCACCGTCTGGGCCGGCACGCGCCCGACGTCGCGCAGCGCCTCGTTCGCCATCAGCGTCGGGGCGATGCGCACGCGCGGGTCGCGGCCGCCGAAGATCAGCTGCTGGGTCTGGGCGAAGAACTCGATCTCGCGGATGCCGCCGCGGCCGACCTTGATGTCGTGGCCGTTGACCGTCACCTCGCGGTGGCCCTTGTGGGCGTTGATCTGGCGCTTGATCGAATGGATGTCCTGGATGGCAGCGAAATCCAGGTTGCGGCGCCAGACGAAGGGCTCCAGGAAGCGGATGAAGGACGCCCCGGCCTCCGGATCGCCGGCAATCGGGCGGGCCTTGATCATCGCCGCGCGTTCCCAGTTCTGGCCGACGCTGCCGTAATAAATTTCGGCCGCCGAAACGGAAACCGCCAGCGGCGTGGCGCCGGGGTCCGGCCTAAGCCGAAGGTCGGTGCGGAAGACGTAGCCGTCCTTGGTGCGTTCATCCATAATGCGGACAAGATCGCGTGCGAGCCTGATGAAGGTTCGCGCGAGGTTGTCCGGCTGGGGCGTCTGCACAACAGCGTCGTCGTACAGGACGATCAGGTCGATGTCGCTGGAATAGTTGAGTTCGCGCCCGCCAAGCTTGCCCATGCCCAACACGATCAGACCTGAGCCGATCCACGGTCGCTGCGGATCCGGCAGCGTCAGCGTCCCCGCCTCCGCGGCGCGGCGCAGCAGGAAATTCGCGGCCAGCTGCACCCCCGTCTCCGCCAGCTCCGACAGGGCGCCGGTGACGCGGAACAGCGGCCACGACCCAGCGATGTCGGCCAGCGCGATCAGCAGGGCGGCCCGCCGCTTCGCCACCCGCAGGCCGGCCATCAGCCGGTCCATCGATTTCTCATCGCCATGCTCGGCATGGAGTGCGGCGATCAGCCCGGCGAAGCTGGCGTCGAACCCGTCCTCCATCACCCGCCGGACGAAGGGCAGCTCCCGCGTCAGGATATGGCCCAGATACGGGCTGTTGCCGCACACCGCATCGACCAGCGCACGGCCGGGCTCCGAATCGGCGAAGGCGTCGGCCCAGGCCCGCGTCTCCGGCTCCGCCGCGGCGGCCTGCTGGCGCCAGCGCTCCATCCCCAGCGCCGCCTGCGCGGCGTCGAAGGGCTTCGGCAAGGGGGCGGAAAACGGGACGGGGCTGGACATGGCGACGGTCTTTCCTGCTCAAAACATGTGCAGAAAGCTGCACGCGTCGGGAGAGAACGTCAATCGGGCCGATTCGCGCGCCCTCTCCCCCCTCCCCCTCTCCTCCCGACATGGTGCCCGATGATCCGGCGCACCGCGAAGATTCTCGGCCTTACGCTGACCGGGATCGGGGCAATCGCGCTGGCGGCGGGCGGGCTGTTCGCCTGGCGGCTGTCGCAGGGGCCGATCGCGCTCGACCCGCTGATCCCCTATGTCGAAGAGGCGCTGGGCGACCGCGACGGCCGGTTCCGCATCGATGTCGGCGAGCTGGTGCTGTCGCTGGAGGATGAGGACACGCTGGAAAGCGGCGGCGGACGGCGTCTCGACCTGCGTGCCCGGCGGGTGCAGGCGCTGAATGCCGACGGGGCGGAGCTGGCTGCGGTGCCGGAGATGGGCATCGGCTTCTCCGTCGCGGCGCTGCTGCGCGGCACGCTGTCGCCGACGCGCCTCGATCTGGTCCGGCCGCGCCTCAGCGTGCTGCGGCGGGCGGACGGCAGCATCGCCTTCGATGTGCGGTCCGACACGGACTCGGTGCAGAAGCGCGAAAGCGACGGCCCCGACCTGCTGGACGAGGCGCTGGACAGCCTGCGCCGGCCGCCCGACATCGACCGGCCGCTCGGGCTGCTGCGCCGGCTTTCGGTGGTGGGTGCCGATTTGCGGATCGAGAACCGCATGCTGGATCTCTCCTGGCACGCGACCCGCGCCGACATGATCCTGACCCGCGACGCCGAGGGCGCCCAGGGCCGCGCCCGCCTGACCCTCGATCTCGGTGCCCAGAACCAGGGCGGTACGCAAAACCAGGGGGATGCGAACCGGCATCCGGTGACCGTCGCCGCCTCCGGCCATTTCAACATCGCCGATTCCACCACCGACCTGACCCTGTCCGTCGACGGCCTGGAACCGGCGGCTCTGGCGGCGGTCGGGCCGGCCCTGGCCCCGCTGGCCGCGGTGAGGCTGCCGCTGTCGGGCACGGTCACGGCGAAGCTCGATCCCCGGTTCGAGCCGTCGACGCTCGATCTGAACCTGCGCGGCGGTGCCGGCACCGTCGCCCTGCCCGCCTTGCGGCCGGAACCGCTCGCGGTGCAGAACATGGCCCTTCGCGGCAGCCTGGACGTGCCGGGCCGGCGGCTGCGCGTGGAGGATCTGTCGCTGAAGGCGGCGTCTGCGGACGGCGGCGAACCGCTGGCGCTGAACGGCCGGGGCGAGTTGACGGAGACCGGCGGGGGACGCGACCTCCAGGCGTCGCTGTCGCTGACCGCCGGCGGCCGGACCGCCGGGCTCGAGCTGTCGGGGCAGCAGGGACCCGGCAGGGACGGGCGCGCCGCGCTGCGCCTGACCGGCGTCACCCCCGCGGCGCTGGCCGGCATCGCCCCGATGTTGGCGCCGCTGAAGGACGCCGCCCTGCCGCTGTCCGGCACGCTGGAGGTCGCCTTCGACCCGTCCCTTCAGCCGACCGCGGGCAAGGCCGACCTCACCGCCGGCGCCGGCCATCTGCACCGTCCGGATCTGTTCGAAGGGCCGCTGCCCGTCGAGTCGGCCCGGCTACGCCTGCATGGCGACCGCGACCGCATCGCGCTGGACGGCCTGACGGCGGTGCTGGGCGAGGCCGGCGGGCCGCAGCCGCGGGTCGAGGCCAGCGGCACCGCCCTGCGCCAGGGCGACCGCATGGCGGTGGAGGCGCAGGCGAGCGTGCGCGGCATGGCGCTGGACGAGCTGCGCCGCTACTGGCCGAAGGTTGCCAGCCCGAACGCGCGGGACTGGGTGACTGCCAACCTGTCCCGCGGCACGGTGACGGAGGCGCGGGCCGAGGTGGCGCTGTCGCTGCCGCTCGACCGCCCGGCGGAACCGGAGATGACGCGCTTCCTGGCGACCATGGCCGGGGAGAATGTCAGCGTCCGCTATTTCCACGACCTGACGCCGGTGACCGGCGCCGGGGTGGAGGCGACCACCGACGGCAAGACCTTCTCGATCCAG is part of the Azospirillum lipoferum 4B genome and encodes:
- a CDS encoding bifunctional [glutamine synthetase] adenylyltransferase/[glutamine synthetase]-adenylyl-L-tyrosine phosphorylase yields the protein MSSPVPFSAPLPKPFDAAQAALGMERWRQQAAAAEPETRAWADAFADSEPGRALVDAVCGNSPYLGHILTRELPFVRRVMEDGFDASFAGLIAALHAEHGDEKSMDRLMAGLRVAKRRAALLIALADIAGSWPLFRVTGALSELAETGVQLAANFLLRRAAEAGTLTLPDPQRPWIGSGLIVLGMGKLGGRELNYSSDIDLIVLYDDAVVQTPQPDNLARTFIRLARDLVRIMDERTKDGYVFRTDLRLRPDPGATPLAVSVSAAEIYYGSVGQNWERAAMIKARPIAGDPEAGASFIRFLEPFVWRRNLDFAAIQDIHSIKRQINAHKGHREVTVNGHDIKVGRGGIREIEFFAQTQQLIFGGRDPRVRIAPTLMANEALRDVGRVPAQTVEDLAGAYHFLRRVEHRIQMIDDQQTHRIPADDAGVAHLATFLGYADPDAFRAELLATLGQVEDRYAELFEEAPSLSGPGNLVFTGTDPDPGTVETLSGMGFADAARVINVVSAWHRGRYRATRSGRARELLTELTPALLSALAKTPAPDSALMNFDDFLGKLPAGVGLFSLFVANPWLLELVAEIMGIAPQMAQTLSRNPSLLDAVLSPDFFDPLPGRENGLADDHARVMAPARDFEDALTLSRRWTNDQRFRAGVHILRGITDGDRCGAFLADLADIVVPDLARRVEEEFAQRHGRIPGGAWVVVAMGKLGSRQLTITSDIDLIVIYDVAPGDSPRLSDGAKPLSPNEYYIKLTQRLTNAITAPMGDGRLYEVDMRLRPSGNAGPLATSLDAFLKYQTTDAWTWEHMALTRARVIGGDPALADRVSAAIRSVLTAPRDADRLLWDVADMRRRIEKEFGTTNVWNVKYARGGLIDIEFIAQYLQLRFGHERPDILHIGTAKALQCAARTGALDAEVAADLEATLRVWRRVQGFLRLTTAGVLDPNQVSPSLLAGLVRAAFPDEREPGAVDFPELDHRIRAVAARAHGHFKALVEEPAGRLAPPNTTTPPA
- a CDS encoding DUF3971 domain-containing protein, encoding MIRRTAKILGLTLTGIGAIALAAGGLFAWRLSQGPIALDPLIPYVEEALGDRDGRFRIDVGELVLSLEDEDTLESGGGRRLDLRARRVQALNADGAELAAVPEMGIGFSVAALLRGTLSPTRLDLVRPRLSVLRRADGSIAFDVRSDTDSVQKRESDGPDLLDEALDSLRRPPDIDRPLGLLRRLSVVGADLRIENRMLDLSWHATRADMILTRDAEGAQGRARLTLDLGAQNQGGTQNQGDANRHPVTVAASGHFNIADSTTDLTLSVDGLEPAALAAVGPALAPLAAVRLPLSGTVTAKLDPRFEPSTLDLNLRGGAGTVALPALRPEPLAVQNMALRGSLDVPGRRLRVEDLSLKAASADGGEPLALNGRGELTETGGGRDLQASLSLTAGGRTAGLELSGQQGPGRDGRAALRLTGVTPAALAGIAPMLAPLKDAALPLSGTLEVAFDPSLQPTAGKADLTAGAGHLHRPDLFEGPLPVESARLRLHGDRDRIALDGLTAVLGEAGGPQPRVEASGTALRQGDRMAVEAQASVRGMALDELRRYWPKVASPNARDWVTANLSRGTVTEARAEVALSLPLDRPAEPEMTRFLATMAGENVSVRYFHDLTPVTGAGVEATTDGKTFSIQTRGGRIADPKSGDIEVGDGKAVIGGLDTGKETMDIRIPVQGPVRSILTLLDMPPLGYPTKLEMDPKRTQGTAEAQLHFAFPLLADLKVEQLELDVTGKLHKVAVEKVAAGLNATDGELSLALDLKAMQIKGTTKLDGIPVTVDWNESFDSAAKGPRTRIAVKGDATADDLRAHGIDLEDRVQGPFGADVLFTVDRRRKLALTANLNLEKTRLSIEELAWAKPPGKPGTGKLTLEFDKDRPTRISNLTVDAGGLKAVTNLELADGGKRVARIQTPSFKLGRTDLRADLTVLPPAKPGGPAGGYAGTITGSSLDARGLTGKTPSGEGAVTPDPQKARSGDSRKTPLDVAIKFDSVVFGEGRRLRQVAGSMQRDTAAWTLLDLTGRSEGGGVSMKWRPGAQGVYDLAITADDLGSALQAMDLNDRMRGGRLILSGRSVEPRADAAIVGKAEILDYTLIDVPALARILNAISPSGFAELLGGGKGINFGRMSADFRKEGRLLTLKDLRTSGSALGLTLEGQVDLETETANLQGTIVPVYGLNRLIGQIPLLGDVLSGGEGQGIFSATWHVQGPLSDPEVTVNPLAVLAPGFLRNLFFLGGDGTPMPDTKPPPEAHTR